A stretch of Flavobacterium sp. N2270 DNA encodes these proteins:
- a CDS encoding plasmid pRiA4b ORF-3 family protein: MIYKFRVILDAKEDIFRDIAIEKEATLEDLHNTIVNAFGFDGSEMASFYTCDDEWNQEDEIPLFDTGDVPGEMRIMNNFILEDNLDKYQSKIIYVYDFFNMWTFLVELAAIEEKEQGESYPTLLFSHGELPEEAPDKKFEAEEGDFDENDEDLDMFEGDDSFEDYGFEENWN, translated from the coding sequence ATGATATATAAATTTAGAGTTATACTTGATGCGAAAGAAGATATTTTTAGAGATATTGCTATAGAAAAGGAAGCAACTTTAGAAGATTTACATAATACAATTGTGAATGCCTTTGGATTTGATGGCTCAGAAATGGCTTCATTTTATACTTGTGATGATGAATGGAATCAAGAAGATGAAATTCCTTTATTCGACACTGGTGATGTTCCTGGAGAAATGCGTATTATGAATAATTTTATACTTGAAGATAATTTAGACAAATACCAATCTAAGATAATTTACGTTTATGATTTCTTTAATATGTGGACATTCCTAGTAGAATTAGCTGCTATTGAAGAAAAGGAACAAGGTGAATCGTATCCAACTTTATTATTTTCTCACGGAGAATTACCAGAAGAAGCACCAGATAAAAAGTTTGAAGCTGAAGAAGGAGATTTTGATGAAAATGATGAAGATTTAGATATGTTTGAAGGAGACGATAGTTTTGAAGACTACGGATTTGAAGAAAACTGGAATTAG